The Primulina eburnea isolate SZY01 chromosome 6, ASM2296580v1, whole genome shotgun sequence genome contains a region encoding:
- the LOC140835300 gene encoding uncharacterized protein, with amino-acid sequence MPPRRAPASGNQEENSVNHQGNNQGNGPPPPPPSDAATRALEGMARLFEQQLQQQQLQQQQLQLQLQQLQQQQVHFRYLNMGDADRVRCTTYLLRDDASLWWEGVEHGVNLATITWPQFKDIFYEKYFTADARGRLKREFMSLRQGDLSVADYVKKFDRGCHFVPLIARDPAEKLRHFMDGLRPTLRNNVMMMNPVDYAAATAYAFRSEQSLREIDFEIQRKRQQHNNNSQPNKRQNSGPSRPQGPQKPQGQNRNRGQQRPQNQGAPPPAERPLCKECNRPHAGKCEWGSYKCFYCKESGHKAIDCPKKKAPTTGRVYVMNAEEAEEEADTTLITDALSRKAAVITQLSLQRPLQSEIQQFELTVYARGEAPNLATLSVQSTLRDRIRESQSNDEQLQKWRARDEAKGRNLYSVVDGLVRYRDRLWVPSDNSLRELIMKEAHDSPYSIHPGTTNMFKDLQLLYWWPGMKRDILRFVSECLTWIRDSRPLSGKVYMQRWGPSYYSVQRSTLKPMERQA; translated from the exons atgcctccacgTCGTGCCCCTGCCAGTGGAAACCAAGAGGAAAACAGCGTTAACCATCAAGGAAATAACCAAGGGAAtggaccaccaccaccaccaccatcaGATGCTGCTACTCGAGCTCTTGAGGGAATGGCTCGTTTATTTGAACAACaattacagcagcagcagttgcagcagcagcagctGCAGTTGCAGTTACAGCAGTTACAGCAGCAGCAG GTACATTTTCGCTATCTGAATATGGGTGATGCCGACCGTGTGAGGTGCACCACCTACTTGTTAAGGGATGATGCTTCACTGTGGTGGGAAGGGGTCGAGCATGGTGTTAACCTTGCTACTATTACTTGGCCTCAATTCAAAGACATTTTCTATGAGAAGTATTTTACGGCGGATGCCAGAGGCCGActgaagagagagtttatgagcCTCCGTCAGGGAGACTTGTCTGTTGCAGATTATGTGAAGAAATTCGATcggggttgtcactttgtaccccttattgctAGAGACCCAGCAGAAAAGCTTAGGCACTTTATGGATGGTCTCCGCCCTACTCTGCGTAACAATGTTATGATGATGAATCCAGTGGATTATGCTGCTGCCACTGCATATGCCTTCAGGTCTGAGCAATCTTTGAGGGAGATTGATTTTGAAATTCAGCGTAAAAGACAACAGCACAATAATAACAGTCAGCCAAACAAGAGGCAGAATTCAGGTCCatctagacctcaagggcctcaaaagccccagGGTCAAAACAGGAATCGAGGACAGCAGAGGCCACAAAATCAAGGAGCACCACCGCCTGCTGAGAGGCCACTGTGCAAGGAATGTAACCGACCGCATGCGGGCAAGTGTGAATGGGGTTCCTACAAGTGTTTCTATTGCAAAGAGAGTGGGCACAAGGCTATTGATTGCCCAAAGAAGAAGGCACCTACAACAGGACGAGTTTATGTTATGAATGCTGAAGAAGCTGAGGAGGAAGCAGACACTACTCTTATCACag atgcgttgagtagAAAAGCTGCAGTTATTACTCAATTATCTCTTCAGagaccgttgcagtccgagatacagcAGTTTGAGCTTACAGTCTAtgccaggggcgaggcccctaatcttgccacacTCTCAGTACAGTCGACTTTGAGGGATAGAATCCGAGAGAGTCAGTCCAATGATGAacagttgcaaaagtggagagctagagatgaggccaagggccggAACTTGTATTCAGTGGTGGATGGTTTAGTTCGCTATCGAGAtcgtctatgggttcctagcgaCAATTCTTTGCGAGAGCTaattatgaaggaagcccatgacTCGCCATATTCCATTCACCCGGGAACTACGAACATGTTCAAGGATTTGCAGTTGTTAtactggtggccagggatgaagagggaCATTCTGAGATTTgtgtccgagtgtttgactt gGATCCGAGATTCACGTCCTCTTTCTGGAAAAGTCTACATGCAACGATGGGGACCAAGCTACTATTCAGTACAGCGTTCcaccctcaaaccgatg gaaaggcaagcttag